The genomic segment GTCCCTCACGATCGATTCGTCATTTCGCCTGGACCGGCGCGGTGATCTTGACCGCCGCCTTGCGCGGTCCCTTGCGAGTGCGCGCATTGGTGCGCGTGCGCTGCCCGCGTACCGGCAGGCCCTTGCGATGACGCACGCCGCGGTACGCGCCCAGGTCCATCAGCCGCTTGATGTTCATGGTGACCTCGCGGCGCAGGTCGCCCTCGACCGTATACCTGGCCACCTGCTCGCGCAGCTTGTCCATCTCGCCGTCGGAGAGGTCCTTGATCTTGGTCGAAGGGTTGACGCCGGCCGCGGCGCAGATGTCGTGCGCGCGCGAACGGCCGATGCCGTAGATCGCGGTGAGCGCGATCCAGGCGTGCTTCTGGTTGGGAATGTTTACGCCGGCAATACGGGCCATGCCTCTATCCTCTCGTCACCCCTCACGGGTTCGTCAGCCCTGACGCTGCTTGTGGCGCGGATCCGAGCAGATCACGCGCACCAC from the Burkholderiales bacterium genome contains:
- the rpsM gene encoding 30S ribosomal protein S13: MARIAGVNIPNQKHAWIALTAIYGIGRSRAHDICAAAGVNPSTKIKDLSDGEMDKLREQVARYTVEGDLRREVTMNIKRLMDLGAYRGVRHRKGLPVRGQRTRTNARTRKGPRKAAVKITAPVQAK